A region from the Aphis gossypii isolate Hap1 chromosome 1, ASM2018417v2, whole genome shotgun sequence genome encodes:
- the LOC114126059 gene encoding malate dehydrogenase, mitochondrial, translated as MFSKVFKNIINQGARQYSSKKGLKVTVCGGSGGIGQPLSLLLKQSPLITDLAIYDIAPVTPGVVADLSHMDTNSNVTSHVGLDNLKDAVADTDVVIIPAGIPRKPGMTRDDLFNTNISIVCDIIKVIGQVSPHALVGIISNPVNSAVPAAAEILKKLNVYDPKRLFGVTTLDIVRSNRFIAELKCLNATDVNVPVIGGHSGPTIIPLISQCTPQVTFDHDVLVKLTKRIQEAGTEVVQAKAGAGSATLSMAFAGAKFTTSMCRAILGEPNVVECSFVESTVTDSPYFSTPVLIGKNGIEKNFGMGNLSDFEKDLLKAALPELASNIKKGADFGKNYK; from the exons atgttttccaaaGTATTTAAGAACATCATTAACCAAGGAGCTAGACAGTATTCTtcaaag aaaggTTTAAAAGTAACAGTATGTGGAGGTTCGGGCGGCATTGGTCAACCCTTGTCCTTATTGTTAAAACAAAGTCCACTCATCACGGACTTAGCTATTTATGATATTGCTCCAGTAACTCCAGGCGTGGTTGCTGATTTAAGTCATATGGATACTAACTCCAACGTAACCAGTCACGTTGGGTTGGACAACTTAAAA GATGCCGTTGCTGATACAGATGTAGTTATTATTCCAGCAGGAATTCCTCGTAAACCTGGTATGACACGTGATGATTTgttcaatacaaatatttcaattgtatGCGATATCATTAAAGTTATTGGACAAGTCAGTCCTCATGCTCTTGTTGGAATTATATCAAATCCA gtcaaTAGTGCTGTACCAGCTGCTGCGGAAATATTGAAGAAGCTTAATGTTTATGATCCAAAAAGGTTATTTGGTGTGACCACTTTAGATATTGTCCGATCTAACAGATTCATTGCTGAACTTAAA tgtctTAATGCTACTGATGTCAACGTTCCTGTAATCGGTGGACATTCCGGACCAACAATTATTCCTTTAATATCTCAATGTACACCTCAAGTGACATTTGACCATGATGTGCTCGTGAAGCTAACAAAACGCATTCaa gaaGCTGGTACTGAAGTTGTACAAGCTAAAGCTGGAGCAGGCTCTGCAACCCTGTCTATGGCATTTGCAGGTGCCAAATTTACAACTTCTATGTGTAGAGCAATACTTGGCGAACCAAATGTCGTAGAATGTTCATTCGTAGAGTCAACAGTAACTGACTCGCCATACTTCAGTACACCAGTTCTTATTGGG aaaaatgGAATTGAAAAGAACTTTGGCATGGGTAATCTGTCAGATTTTGAAAAAGATTTGCTAAAGGCTGCCTTACCTGAATTGGCTTCCAACATCAAGAAAGGAGCAGATTTTGGcaaaaactacaaataa
- the LOC114126070 gene encoding protein mono-ADP-ribosyltransferase PARP12-like, translating to MTLNCDFSKASPLANIYQQNILEDYDYNNDDINRSLFWGIKSYFKILNVKKVNNPQLYGMYLLWKEELKVSDSNQLKERQLYHATSPKNALSISQNNIDWRKTYRSRFGIGACFSTCPKYAHRYSSANGAFMICKVLTKKIEVVDVNYDLNVPTKCENDTSLSNTGKVYVKYDDNTFYPEFIVYYVH from the exons atgactttAAATTG tgATTTTTCTAAAGCATCACCATTGGCAAATATTTACCAACAAAACATACTGGAAGATTATGACTACAATAATGACGACATAAACAGATCATTGTTTTGgggtataaaatcatattttaaa ATTCTCAACGTGAAAAAAGTGAACAATCCTCAACTTTATGGcatgtatttattatggaAAGAGGAATTAAAAGTTAGTGACAGTAACCAATTGAAGGAAAGACAATTATATCACGCAACTTCACCAAAAAATGCTTTAAGTAtttctcaaaataatattgactgGCGTAAGACATACAGGTCAAGATTTGGAATTGGTGCTTGTTTTTCAACATGTCCTAAATATGCACACAGATATTCAAGTGCAAATGGag caTTTATGATTTGCAAAgtgcttacaaaaaaaatagaagtagTAGATGTCAACTATGACTTAAATGTACCAACAAAATGTGAAAATGATACTTCTTTGAGTAATACAGGTAAAgtatatgttaaatatgaTGACAACACTTTTTACCcagaatttattgtttattatgtacattaa
- the LOC114126217 gene encoding short-chain specific acyl-CoA dehydrogenase, mitochondrial, with product MSSLKLSSLLKNSGMRFALNGVTKRSIASLSSLSETHQMLYKTCRDFAEGELKPVAAKVDKEHLFPEKQIKEMGELGLMAIDIPESLGGTGLDYLAYAIAIEEISRGCASAGVIMSVNNSLYLGPINKFGNDKQKEEYIRPFTNGEKIGCFGLSEPGNGSDAGAASTLAVKSGSNWVLNGTKSWITNAHEAKASVVFATTDKAKKHKGISAFLVRREYPGFSLGKKEDKLGIRGSSTSNLIFEDCSIPEENILGEPGMGFKIAMMTLDAGRIGIASQALGIAQASLDVAVEYATKRIAFGAPISKLQSIQNKIADMSLRVESARLLTWRAAVLKDEHKPFTKEAAMAKLAASEAATFNAHQCIQVLGGMGYVSDMPAERHYRDARITEIYEGTSEIQKLVIAGNVFKEYSSS from the exons atgtcGAGCTTAAAATTATCTTCTCTTTTGAAAAActcag GGATGAGGTTTGCTCTGAATGGTGTCACGAAAAGGTCGATAGCCTCTCTGTCGTCCTTGTCAGAGACTCATCAAATGCTGTATAAGACTTGTAGAGATTTTGCAGAAGGAGAGTTAAAACCTGTTGCAGCTAAAGTGGATAAGGAACATTTATTTCCTGAGAAACAG attaaagAAATGGGAGAATTGGGTTTAATGGCAATTGATATTCCAGAGTCATTGGGTGGTACGGGTCTTGACTATTTGGCATATGCTATTGCAATAGAAGAAATTTCtag aggttGTGCATCAGCTGGCGTTATTATGAGCGTGAATAATTCTTTGTACCTTGGTCCAATTAATAAGTTTGGAAATGATAAACAAAAAGAGGAGTATATCAGACCTTTTACAAATGGGGAAAAAATTGGATGTTTTGGTCTTAGCGAACCag gtaaTGGAAGTGATGCTGGTGCAGCTTCTACTTTGGCAGTTAAAAGTGGTTCCAATTGGGTTTTAAATGGCACTAAATCATGGATTACTAATGCCCATGAAGCCAAAGCATCAGTTGTATTTGCAACCACCGATAAAGCTAAGAAACACAAAGGAATTAGTGCATTTTTAGTTAGAAGAGAATATCCag ggtttTCATTGGGTAAAAAAGAAGATAAACTTGGTATACGAGGTTCGTCtactagtaatttaatttttgaagacTGTTCAATTCCAGAAGAAAACATCTTGGGTGAACCTGGTATGGGTTTCAAAATTGCAATGATGActttag ATGCTGGCCGCATCGGAATTGCTTCTCAAGCACTTGGGATAGCTCAAGCATCTCTCGATGTTGCTGTTGAATATGCAACCAAAAGAATAGCATTTGGCGCTCCTATATCTAAACTGCAAAGTATtcag aataaaattgcCGACATGTCTTTGAGAGTAGAAAGTGCAAGATTGTTGACATGGAGAGCAGCTGTTTTAAAAGATGAACATAAGCCATTTACAAag GAAGCAGCAATGGCCAAATTAGCTGCATCTGAAGCAGCAACATTCAATGCACATCAGTGTATTCAAGTATTGGGTGGTATGGGTTATGTTTCTGACATGCCCGCTGAACGGCACTATCGCGATGCTCGGATAACAGAAATTTATGAAGGAACGTCTGAAATACAGAAGCTTGTGATAGCTGGAAATGTATTCAAAGAGTATAGCAGCtcttaa
- the LOC114126080 gene encoding upstream stimulatory factor 2, whose product MSIKMSDNDSLNVGNTYKVANNGQLIKLESNILGAQTLIVTDDDGSLESVDEQPTAAVIENGNVTGIVMSKTNDTNITQYELRPNNNATQFFVVQPINDLFTTTTTVKRPIVPLNSEVSRKRVDRTVVTRDAKRRLTHNEVERRRRDKINQWIMYMSKIIPDCAEENKTNYDNQSKGGILAKACDYINELKSTNQRLMDCVKQMEAVNRHNDELRMENEELRGILSQHGLLSESFVSRDGDSS is encoded by the exons ATGTCTATTAAAATGTCAGATAATGATTCACTAAATGTtgg taatacttataaagtGGCAAACAATGGTCAACTTATTAAACTAGAATCAAATATTCTTGGTGCACAAACTTTGATCGTCACTGATGATGATGGATCTCTTGAGTCTGTTGATGAACAACCTACTGCTGCTGTCATAGAAAACGGAAACGTAACTGGAATTGTTATGAGTAAAACCAACGATACAAACATTACACAATATGAGCTTAGACCAAACAATAATGCTA ctcaattttttgttgtacaaccaattaatgatttatttacaacTACAACAACTGTTAAAAGACCAATTGTACCACTCAATAGTGAAGTGTCCAGAAAACGAGTAGATCGTACTGTTGTAAca AGGGATGCTAAAAGACGATTGACACACAATGAAGTAGAACGTCGAAGACgtgataaaataaaccaatGGATAATGTATATGAGCAAAATTATACCAGATTGTGCTGAAGAAAACAAGACTAATTATGATAACcag AGTAAAGGAGGAATTTTAGCAAAAGCATGcgattatattaatgaattaaaatcaacTAATCAAAGATTGATGGACTGTGTAAAACAAATGGAGGCTGTTAATAGGCATAATGATGAACTAAGGATGGAAAATGAAGAATTAAGAGGAATCTTATCACAACATGGATTATTATCTGaaag TTTTGTTTCTAGAGATGGCGATTCTTCATGA
- the LOC114126199 gene encoding signal recognition particle receptor subunit alpha homolog: MLDLFTIFSKGGIVLWCFQSTSQISQFFIPSVNSLIKTVILQERTSSNNNYEQDSLSLKYRLDNEFDLVFVIAFQKILQLSYVDKFLDDIQLEFRDKYKNDLARKNYFMEFEFSKNFKEVLKSAEEWGRAQACIPKQMRTFNESTKSKKTVASMIERKGDDKENKKNLKMIETQKNDKEVNHNSVSFNEEDLITQNRLKMAQKMGAINSNKLKKNKEKVPKPSPKATKQPRTWPLGGAAKDISSLDYTKDKPNNNADSPIEIETNNEIVGQMVGGIKDIEIDSDSDEEESDEKFETAAERKKKNDSKKSVFSMFKGLVGRKNLTAADMDPVLEKLKEHLVAKNVAIEIATKLCDSVSSKLEGKVLGSFESVASTVKTTMIESLVQILSPKRRIDILRDAMMAKKNDKPYVMAFCGVNGVGKSTNLAKICFWLIENNLRVLIAACDTFRAGAVEQLRTHTKHLNALHPAKKHNDQQMVQLYEKGYGKDAAGIAMEAINHAKEAKYDVVLVDTAGRMQDNEPLMRALTKLIKVNEPDMVLFVGEALVGNEAVDQLVKFNQALADYSSSVTPHLIDGIVLTKFDTIDDKVGAAISMTYITGQPIVFVGTGQTYTDLKSLNAKAVVAALMK, encoded by the exons atgttggatCTTTTTACAATATTCAGTAAGGGCGGCATCGTTCTTTGGTGTTTCCAAAGCACCAGTCAAAttagtcaattttttataccCTCGGTGAATTCTTTGATCAAAACTGTTATTCTTCAG GAAAGGACTAGTAGTAACAACAATTATGAACAAGATTCTCTTTCACTGAAATATAGATTAGATAATGAGTTTGACCTGGTATTTGTGATAGCATTTCAAAAGATACTACAACTGTCTTATGTAGACAAATTTCTGGATGATATACAATTGGAATTTAGggataagtataaaaatgactTGGCtcgtaaaaactattttatg GAATTTGAAttcagtaaaaattttaaagaagttCTAAAGTCTGCTGAAGAATGGGGTAGGGCTCAAGCCTGTATTCCAAAGCAGATGCGTACATTCAATGAGtctacaaaatcaaaaaaaactgTAGCATCTATGATTGAACGAAAAGGCGATgataaagaaaacaaaaaaaatt taaaaatgattgaaactCAAAAAAATGACAAAGAAGTTAATCATAACAGTGTATCATTTAACGAGGAAGACTTAATCACtcaaaatagattaaaaatggCTCAAAAAATGGGTgctataaattctaataaactgaaaaaaaataaaga gaAAGTGCCAAAACCTTCTCCTAAAGCAACTAAGCAACCACGTACATGGCCATTAGGCGGAGCAGCAAAAGATATAAGTTCTTTAGATTATACAAAAGATAAGCCAAATAACAATGCAGACAGTCctattgaaattgaaacaaacaatgag attgTTGGACAAATGGTTGGAGGAATTAAAGACATAGAAATTGATAGCGACAGTGATGAAGAAGAATCTGATGAAAAATTTGAGACAGCTGCTGAACGCAAGAAGAAAaatgatagtaaaaaaagTGTATTCTCTATGTTCAA aggtTTAGTTGGAAGAAAAAATTTGACTGCAGCTGATATGGATCCAGTGTTGGAAAAACTTAAAGAACACTTAGTTGCAAAAAATGTTGCTATTGAAATAGCCACTAAACTTTGCGACTCTGTTTCCTCTAAACTTGAAGGAAag gtTCTTGGTTCATTTGAATCGGTGGCATCAACAGTAAAGACTACTATGATTGAATCTCTAGTACAAATATTGTCACCAAAACGTAGAATTGATATTTTACGTGACGCAATGATggctaaaaaaaatgataaacctTATGTTATGGCATTTTGTGGAGTTAATGGTGTTGGAAAATCTACAAATCTTGCAAAA ATCTGTTTTTGGttgattgaaaataatctGAGAGTATTAATTGCAGCTTGTGATACATTTAGAGCAGGTGCTGTTGAACAATTAAGAACtcatacaaaacatttaaatgcaCTTCATCCGgctaaaaaacataatgatcAGCAAATGGTACAATTGTACGAAAAAGGATATG GAAAGGATGCAGCTGGAATTGCTATGGAAGCGATAAACCATGCCAAAGAAGCCAAGTATGATGTAGTTCTTGTCGACACAGCTGGAAGAATGCAAGATAATGAACCATTAATGCGAGCTTTgacaaaa ttgATTAAAGTGAATGAACCAGACATGGTATTATTTGTTGGTGAAGCATTGGTTGGCAACGAAGCAGTTGATCAGCtggtaaaatttaatcaagCTTTAGCTGATTACTCATCTTCAGTTACTCCACATTTGATAGATGGAATTGTGCTCACAAAATTTGACACAATTGAcgataaa GTTGGAGCTGCTATTTCAATGACATACATCACAGGTCAGCCAATAGTATTTGTGGGAACTGGACAAACGTATACAGATCTCAAGTCACTGAATGCAAAGGCAGTGGTTGCTGCtctaatgaaatga